A window of Lysobacterales bacterium contains these coding sequences:
- a CDS encoding DEAD/DEAH box helicase, whose translation MDETALHRLLHLRTWQQVFETNALLRGFVYAAQGKVRSLSVQPVGPHAVLLTAQVRGRARQDYVCRIAIQAVGTQLHIGGDCTCPMARDCKHVVAALTVAGENPPVSWPRAPGEALSASAPAPGDGLATWRHWLGELQKPSGPGRGVDTVRAGDVFALLLRTGQGAPWPRLQVAPVWLSPGKNKPWVSPRSPTMGPRGPVPAPVQGWPEGVLESLVLLADCPVERAGALQWSRPVTAYHDRALATLIREVPVHLERAGAQPLRIDDDRTLDLHWQMQPDGSQHLQAQVEGAPRTRLLRGEGLWFLDEEQRCFGRIAAEPRLVEALAAAPALSLEQAAGFDVLLENVALPVVLPRPAQPRPARQVRAQPVVVLSLRQVSTAAAHGPYWYARERRLPPALGVARTAFDYEGVRVPVEPGPPRERHTVDGELVEVHRDDAAEQRAIAPLAPLPLARAGLLSSAHGLYALPLVPDDLLLRLDTGLAAPADWRPYIDALEAQGVRFEFEGGFPYRRLVEAGDWHAELERSGNAWFDLRLGIDIDGERVDLLPILRRVLADPTFPLQRGKREEADAAWTIDLDEKRQVRLPLARLRDLAAPLLEWLEGDPGDHLRLHRSQAENLARLADGASVPWRGDEALRRELEALRATARLRPKAPAGFRGKLRPYQRDGLAWLAFLDHAGLGGVLADDMGLGKTVQVLAHLQALRLEGRLAEPALIVCPTSLVGNWRDEAARFAPGLRCLVLHGADRAEHYDRIADSDLVITTYPLLPRDREHLMARSFSLLVLDEAQAIKNARSQAAQVVREIPAGRRLAMTGTPLENHLGELWAQFDAVEPGLLGSERQFTRLYRTPIEKRGDGDRRERLARRIGPLLLRRRKEDVLTDLPAKTEIVRMLDLEGDQRSLYEALRLAQHERVKQAVAKRGLAQSGIVVLDALLKLRQACCDPRLVKLDSARRRKSSVKLDALVELVTGLVDEGRRILVFSQFAEMLALIEQAFAKAGVAHQTLTGQTPGTARASLVRRFQDGAVPVFLISLKAGGVGLNLTAADTVVHYDPWWNPAVEAQATDRAHRIGQDKPVFVYKLLCAGTVEEKIQALQARKAELARAVLEGGSTRKLRFDEADLEALFAPL comes from the coding sequence ATGGATGAGACGGCCCTGCACCGGCTGCTGCATCTGCGCACCTGGCAACAGGTGTTCGAAACGAATGCCCTGCTGCGGGGGTTCGTGTACGCCGCCCAGGGCAAGGTGCGTTCCCTGTCCGTCCAGCCGGTTGGTCCCCATGCCGTGCTGCTGACCGCGCAGGTGCGCGGCCGGGCCCGGCAGGACTACGTCTGTCGGATCGCCATCCAGGCCGTTGGCACCCAGTTGCACATTGGCGGCGACTGCACCTGCCCGATGGCACGCGACTGCAAGCACGTGGTCGCCGCGCTGACCGTAGCCGGGGAGAACCCACCCGTGTCCTGGCCGCGCGCGCCGGGCGAAGCCCTGTCCGCTTCCGCGCCGGCGCCTGGTGATGGACTGGCCACCTGGCGCCACTGGCTGGGCGAGTTGCAGAAGCCGTCCGGTCCCGGTCGCGGGGTCGACACCGTCCGTGCCGGCGATGTCTTCGCACTGCTGTTGCGGACCGGCCAGGGCGCGCCCTGGCCGCGCCTGCAGGTGGCGCCGGTGTGGCTGAGTCCCGGCAAGAACAAGCCCTGGGTGTCGCCACGCAGTCCAACCATGGGCCCACGTGGCCCGGTGCCCGCGCCTGTGCAGGGCTGGCCCGAGGGCGTGCTGGAGTCGCTGGTGCTGTTGGCCGATTGCCCGGTCGAGCGCGCCGGTGCGCTGCAGTGGTCGCGACCGGTCACCGCCTACCACGACCGTGCGCTGGCCACCCTGATCCGCGAGGTGCCCGTGCACTTAGAGCGTGCCGGGGCGCAGCCCCTGCGCATCGACGACGACCGTACGCTCGACCTGCACTGGCAGATGCAGCCCGATGGCAGTCAGCACCTGCAGGCACAGGTCGAGGGGGCACCGCGGACACGCCTCCTGCGCGGCGAGGGCCTGTGGTTCCTTGACGAGGAGCAGCGCTGTTTCGGGCGGATCGCCGCCGAGCCCCGCCTGGTCGAGGCGCTGGCCGCGGCCCCGGCGCTGTCTCTCGAGCAGGCAGCCGGATTCGATGTGCTGCTGGAGAACGTCGCGCTGCCCGTGGTCCTGCCGCGGCCGGCCCAGCCCCGGCCAGCGCGCCAGGTGCGGGCACAGCCGGTAGTGGTCCTGTCGCTGCGCCAGGTATCGACGGCGGCCGCCCATGGGCCGTACTGGTATGCGCGCGAACGCCGCCTTCCCCCTGCGCTTGGCGTCGCCAGGACCGCTTTCGACTACGAGGGCGTGCGCGTGCCGGTGGAGCCGGGTCCGCCGCGAGAGCGCCATACCGTCGACGGCGAGCTTGTCGAGGTGCATCGTGACGATGCCGCCGAGCAGCGCGCCATCGCGCCATTGGCACCGCTGCCCCTGGCCAGGGCTGGGCTTCTGTCCAGCGCCCACGGCCTGTATGCATTGCCGCTGGTTCCGGACGACCTGCTGCTGAGGCTCGATACAGGCCTGGCTGCCCCGGCCGACTGGCGGCCGTACATCGATGCCCTGGAAGCGCAGGGCGTGCGCTTCGAGTTCGAGGGCGGTTTCCCTTACCGGCGCCTGGTCGAGGCCGGCGACTGGCATGCCGAGCTGGAGCGCAGCGGCAATGCCTGGTTCGATCTGCGCCTGGGTATCGACATCGACGGCGAGCGCGTCGACCTGCTGCCGATCCTGCGCCGGGTGCTGGCCGACCCCACCTTCCCCTTGCAGCGCGGCAAGCGCGAGGAGGCGGATGCCGCCTGGACGATCGATCTCGACGAGAAACGGCAGGTGCGTCTGCCGCTGGCCCGCCTGCGTGATCTGGCAGCGCCCCTGCTCGAATGGCTGGAAGGCGACCCGGGCGACCACCTGCGCCTGCACCGCAGCCAGGCCGAGAACCTCGCCCGGCTCGCCGACGGCGCGTCGGTGCCCTGGCGTGGCGACGAGGCCCTGCGGCGGGAACTGGAAGCCCTGCGCGCCACCGCCAGATTGCGCCCGAAGGCGCCGGCCGGCTTCCGCGGCAAGCTGCGTCCCTACCAGCGCGACGGCCTGGCCTGGCTGGCCTTCCTGGACCACGCCGGCCTGGGCGGCGTGCTCGCCGACGACATGGGCCTGGGCAAGACGGTGCAGGTGCTGGCGCACCTGCAGGCCCTGCGCCTGGAAGGCCGGCTCGCCGAGCCGGCGCTGATCGTCTGCCCGACCAGCCTGGTCGGCAACTGGCGCGACGAGGCGGCGCGCTTCGCGCCCGGCCTGCGCTGCCTGGTCCTGCACGGTGCCGACCGCGCCGAACATTACGACCGGATCGCCGACAGCGATCTGGTGATCACCACCTATCCGTTGCTGCCGCGCGACCGCGAACACCTCATGGCGCGAAGCTTCAGCCTGCTGGTGCTGGACGAGGCGCAGGCGATCAAGAACGCGCGCAGCCAGGCAGCGCAGGTGGTGCGCGAGATCCCAGCCGGCCGCCGCCTGGCGATGACCGGCACGCCGCTGGAGAACCACCTGGGCGAGCTGTGGGCGCAGTTCGACGCCGTCGAGCCTGGCCTGCTGGGCAGCGAGCGGCAGTTCACCCGGCTGTACCGCACGCCGATCGAGAAGCGCGGCGACGGCGACCGCCGCGAACGGCTGGCACGCCGGATCGGCCCGCTGCTGCTGCGCCGGCGCAAGGAGGACGTGCTCACCGACCTGCCGGCCAAGACCGAGATCGTGCGCATGCTGGACCTGGAAGGCGACCAGCGCAGCCTCTACGAGGCCCTGCGCCTGGCCCAGCACGAGCGCGTCAAGCAGGCGGTGGCGAAGCGTGGCCTGGCCCAGTCCGGCATCGTCGTGCTCGACGCCCTGCTGAAACTGCGCCAGGCCTGCTGCGACCCACGCCTGGTCAAGCTCGACAGCGCGCGCCGGCGCAAGTCCTCGGTCAAGCTCGACGCCCTGGTCGAGCTGGTTACCGGCCTGGTCGACGAGGGCCGCCGGATCCTGGTGTTCTCACAGTTCGCGGAAATGCTGGCGCTCATCGAACAGGCCTTCGCCAAAGCCGGCGTCGCCCACCAGACCCTCACCGGCCAGACGCCCGGCACCGCCCGCGCAAGCCTGGTGCGCCGCTTCCAGGACGGCGCCGTGCCGGTGTTCCTGATCAGCCTCAAGGCCGGTGGCGTCGGCCTCAACCTGACCGCCGCCGATACCGTCGTCCACTACGACCCCTGGTGGAACCCGGCGGTCGAGGCCCAGGCCACCGACCGCGCCCACCGCATCGGCCAGGACAAGCCGGTGTTCGTCTACAAGCTGCTGTGCGCCGGCACCGTCGAGGAAAAGATCCAGGCCCTGCAGGCGCGCAAGGCCGAACTCGCCCGCGCCGTCCTGGAGGGCGGCAGCACCCGCAAGCTGCGCTTCGACGAAGCCGACCTGGAGGCGTTGTTCGCGCCGTTGTAG
- a CDS encoding type II toxin-antitoxin system VapC family toxin has protein sequence MILYLDTSAWFRLYVDEPGRDAVIRRVEEAALVCTHLVAYAELHAALARGVRIGRVAEADAMRLIAQVDRDWPAMTVIQVDEPLVVRAARLSGQFRLRGYDSVHLAAVERLASQAGTEAIRFACFDEALCGAATRLGIALMSGQAAPPDP, from the coding sequence ATGATCCTGTACCTGGACACCTCGGCCTGGTTCCGGCTCTATGTCGACGAACCGGGCCGTGATGCTGTGATCCGGCGGGTCGAGGAGGCGGCGCTGGTGTGCACCCACCTGGTCGCCTATGCGGAGCTGCATGCCGCGCTGGCCCGGGGGGTGCGGATCGGCCGGGTGGCCGAGGCCGACGCGATGCGGCTGATCGCCCAGGTGGATCGCGACTGGCCAGCCATGACGGTGATCCAGGTCGATGAACCGCTGGTCGTCAGGGCAGCGAGACTCTCCGGGCAGTTCCGCCTGCGCGGCTACGACAGCGTGCACCTGGCGGCGGTTGAGCGACTGGCGTCCCAGGCCGGCACGGAGGCGATCCGCTTCGCCTGCTTCGATGAGGCGCTTTGCGGTGCGGCGACCCGGCTTGGCATCGCGCTGATGTCGGGCCAGGCTGCGCCTCCGGACCCCTGA
- a CDS encoding type II toxin-antitoxin system prevent-host-death family antitoxin — MQVTIRTLKARLSEYVRRAERGETVVVTSHGRVVATLAPPPGASVALKERLAGLPWVRSGRASGAPLGLREAVRLQGDGPTLTELLHADRE, encoded by the coding sequence ATGCAAGTCACCATCCGCACCCTCAAGGCCAGACTGTCCGAGTACGTCCGCCGCGCAGAGCGGGGGGAGACGGTCGTGGTGACTTCGCACGGTCGCGTGGTGGCGACGCTGGCGCCGCCGCCCGGTGCGTCGGTCGCGCTCAAGGAGCGCCTGGCGGGGTTGCCCTGGGTCCGGTCCGGCCGGGCCTCTGGGGCACCGCTGGGGCTGCGCGAGGCGGTGCGTCTGCAGGGCGACGGCCCGACGCTGACCGAACTACTGCACGCTGACCGGGAATGA
- the cas7u gene encoding type I-U CRISPR-associated protein Cas7 produces the protein MQPVGGPGDKVFPPTYSGGTYATEQRRLPGREQPVECVLLDSVQSQANRMELALLEAWERGQLPLPVVSVDFAGQGLLKPLRVTSLEAPHRIADALLRDSLLDGVPFRKSTRGKGLDQVDMKNATALFELCPTALVMGLWDSTGPRGGLGAKFARAMVSEIVGIEAVPGVKSSSRIDPAQILLGAGPVYMTKEGDWTVDVAAARTEKGKPVKVGKDGKPSEVNHGNITPSVDVRTGGFTIDHARRTTTLSLPALRRLRFPVGDEHDMRRDQAGRVVLAALGLCGATLARDMGGDLRSRCHLVAESASTWELIDRPGQPPEQFELEPDEAIALFSEAVAAARAAGLPWLDQELKLSPSPQLVALVRRSQELAADLAESNGED, from the coding sequence ATGCAGCCGGTGGGCGGCCCGGGAGACAAGGTCTTCCCCCCAACCTACAGCGGAGGCACCTATGCGACGGAACAGCGACGTCTTCCCGGACGCGAGCAGCCGGTGGAGTGCGTACTGCTCGACTCGGTCCAGTCCCAGGCCAATCGCATGGAACTCGCGCTGCTGGAAGCGTGGGAGCGGGGCCAATTGCCGTTGCCTGTGGTCAGTGTCGACTTCGCGGGTCAGGGCCTGCTCAAGCCCTTGCGCGTGACCAGCCTGGAGGCGCCGCATCGCATTGCCGATGCGCTGTTGCGCGACAGTCTTCTGGACGGGGTGCCGTTCCGCAAATCGACGCGCGGCAAGGGGCTCGACCAGGTTGATATGAAAAACGCGACCGCGCTGTTCGAACTGTGTCCCACTGCACTGGTGATGGGACTGTGGGATTCGACCGGTCCGCGCGGCGGTTTGGGCGCCAAGTTCGCCAGAGCGATGGTGTCGGAGATCGTCGGAATAGAGGCAGTGCCGGGCGTCAAGTCCAGCAGTCGAATCGATCCGGCACAAATCCTGCTGGGGGCAGGTCCCGTCTACATGACGAAGGAAGGCGACTGGACTGTGGATGTCGCCGCCGCGCGTACGGAGAAAGGTAAACCAGTGAAGGTCGGCAAGGACGGAAAGCCGTCCGAGGTTAATCACGGGAACATCACTCCAAGCGTGGACGTTCGAACGGGCGGATTCACCATCGACCATGCCCGCCGCACCACCACACTGTCCCTGCCGGCCTTGCGCCGCCTTCGCTTCCCCGTGGGGGACGAGCACGACATGCGGCGTGACCAGGCTGGCCGGGTCGTGCTGGCGGCGTTGGGGTTGTGTGGAGCCACCCTGGCCCGCGACATGGGGGGCGACCTGCGTTCGCGCTGCCACCTGGTCGCCGAATCCGCCAGTACCTGGGAATTGATCGATCGGCCCGGACAGCCACCGGAGCAGTTCGAGCTTGAGCCGGACGAAGCGATTGCCCTCTTTTCGGAGGCCGTGGCCGCGGCCAGAGCGGCAGGGCTTCCTTGGCTGGACCAGGAATTGAAACTTTCCCCATCCCCGCAGCTGGTCGCGCTGGTGCGGCGCAGCCAGGAACTCGCTGCCGACCTTGCCGAGTCCAATGGAGAAGACTGA
- the cas5u6u gene encoding type I-U CRISPR-associated protein Cas5/Cas6, which translates to MLALGIRYLNGWAMAAADGSKKEAAEWPPHPDRVYMALAAAHFETERRETTRAVLEWLESLPPPAIAASDCEVRTIATHYVPVNDATAPSIDPERAAGVSDAQFRAGLSLLPEHRSRQPRQFPVAIPFDDTVYLIWPSVKMPDELGAALEFLCANVTCIGHSASLVQMWVADQAPAPTWQPSGQGMSTSNFRVPTPGRLAALEAAYNEAAQTAWFELDRSIAQATGQARKALKAERKRRFDDRPPMARRPPAGFWTGYAQPTRPRKEVHLAGGVFSPRLLVFRQTAGTRLGLESTLNLTQSLRDCLLSHCPAQPPPEWLSGHAGDGTPSRAPHLAAFPLPHVGHANAQGHLLGVALALPIDVPALEVGKCLAPLLDLDDQTGLPKPFRLYAGQKFEIELQLDLADDPARALRPDTWIGPEGGCRTWATVTPIVLDRHGRSKDPWLEAEDVVATACERAGLPRPEHVVLGPVSHFIGAPPAGGKRGAYPHLLRKDGGRRHHVHAVLTFQKPIQGPVLVGAGRFRGYGLCRPWPPHGGQGR; encoded by the coding sequence ATGCTCGCCCTGGGTATCCGCTACCTAAACGGGTGGGCGATGGCGGCAGCCGACGGGTCGAAGAAGGAAGCGGCCGAATGGCCGCCGCACCCGGACCGCGTCTACATGGCGCTGGCCGCCGCCCACTTCGAGACCGAGCGCCGCGAAACGACTCGGGCAGTTCTGGAATGGCTTGAGTCCCTCCCGCCGCCAGCGATCGCCGCCAGCGATTGCGAAGTGCGCACCATCGCCACGCACTATGTGCCGGTCAATGACGCGACGGCACCCTCGATCGATCCCGAAAGGGCCGCCGGTGTCTCAGATGCGCAGTTTCGCGCTGGCCTCTCGCTGCTGCCTGAGCACCGGTCCAGACAACCTCGCCAGTTTCCGGTCGCCATCCCCTTCGACGACACCGTCTATCTGATCTGGCCGAGCGTGAAGATGCCCGACGAACTCGGAGCAGCACTGGAGTTCCTTTGCGCGAACGTCACCTGTATCGGGCATTCGGCGTCACTGGTCCAGATGTGGGTTGCCGATCAGGCGCCAGCGCCGACCTGGCAGCCGAGCGGACAGGGCATGAGCACAAGCAACTTCCGCGTGCCTACCCCCGGTCGCCTGGCCGCACTGGAGGCCGCCTACAACGAGGCCGCCCAGACCGCGTGGTTCGAGCTCGACCGGTCCATAGCCCAAGCCACGGGGCAAGCACGGAAGGCGCTCAAGGCAGAGCGCAAGCGCCGCTTCGACGACCGCCCACCCATGGCGCGCCGTCCGCCGGCCGGCTTCTGGACGGGGTACGCGCAGCCAACGCGGCCCCGCAAGGAAGTTCATCTGGCGGGAGGCGTGTTCAGCCCCCGATTGCTTGTATTCCGCCAGACCGCCGGAACCCGCTTGGGCCTGGAAAGCACGCTGAATCTGACGCAGTCCCTGCGCGACTGCCTGTTGTCGCACTGTCCGGCACAGCCCCCACCGGAGTGGCTGAGTGGGCATGCGGGAGACGGGACGCCAAGCCGTGCCCCTCACCTTGCCGCGTTTCCATTGCCTCACGTCGGCCATGCCAACGCCCAGGGTCATCTGTTGGGCGTGGCCCTTGCGCTGCCAATCGACGTACCTGCGCTCGAGGTCGGCAAATGTCTGGCTCCCTTGCTCGATCTCGATGACCAGACCGGGTTGCCCAAGCCATTCCGACTCTATGCCGGGCAAAAGTTCGAGATCGAGCTCCAGTTGGACCTGGCCGACGATCCGGCCCGGGCCCTTCGGCCGGACACGTGGATCGGTCCGGAGGGAGGCTGCCGGACGTGGGCCACGGTCACTCCGATCGTGCTCGACCGCCACGGTCGGTCCAAAGACCCCTGGCTGGAAGCGGAGGACGTGGTGGCAACGGCATGCGAGCGTGCCGGCCTGCCGCGCCCGGAGCATGTGGTGCTAGGGCCGGTCAGCCACTTCATTGGCGCTCCACCGGCGGGTGGCAAGCGCGGCGCCTATCCACACCTGTTGCGAAAGGATGGCGGGCGGCGGCATCACGTGCACGCAGTGCTCACATTCCAGAAGCCGATCCAGGGACCCGTGCTGGTCGGCGCAGGCCGGTTCCGCGGCTATGGGCTGTGTCGTCCCTGGCCACCCCACGGAGGGCAGGGCCGATGA
- the cas3u gene encoding type I-U CRISPR-associated helicase/endonuclease Cas3 → MSLGPERFPEFFQAIHGHEPFPWQTRLLNQVVAGHWPATLGLPTASGKTACIDIAVFALACRAAQATRRIFFVVDRRVIVDEAFARARRIASALATEVDGVLGEVRQALCRIGAGADAPLAVFQLRGGIYRDDAWARSPAQPTVICATVDQIGSRLLFRSYGASPYAWPLHAGLAANDALVLLDEAHCAEPFRQTLDAIARYRVWAKQSCPTPFAHVVLSATPAGDIGTQTFGLDAEDRAHPILSSRLSASKPARLVEGKGKTATMALSRQIAGEAIEFARRGARRVGVIVNRIATAREVHEVLGELGVPVERRALFIGRMRPWDRDGLLKRWQPTFAADPHRQTLESPCFAVATQCLEVGANLDFDALVTECASLDALRQRFGRLFRLGRIGVDECSNEPVAAIVLPKPEPRQDDPIYGEAIETTWRWLAEHATDGLVDLGVDAIDALLPVEPHARATLLAERKLVVRAPDAPVMLSAHVDAWAQTSPAPWPDPDPAVFLHGPRKGVAEVQVCWRQDLDATQDTEKWPELVSLIAPGSAECMSVPMHALKRWLCYGVSEDVGGDVDLADHELESDTAASGSLRHRAVRWRGASDVLVLSTIGEMNDLRPGDTLVLPPSAGGWSVFGAVAQQADGRPLAVDIADEVQLTARLRPVLRLVPALLDSWPPSDACDALRALLDAGEIEQRSATEEYRQALKDALRAVADALPDPTSQARDWTWLRVAVAGLTSSRSSFDLDRHPAGGLVLTARRRLRPDQVLTEGQRAPNETFSTDDDSASFTVRVPLPDHLEGVAQLVERFAHTCGLDRALAEDLRLAASLHDLGKADPRFQAWLRGGVPYPVPVPFHSMLAKSGGASSPAAIRRARDRAGYPEGGRHELLSVRLVESSPELLTQAHDPDLVLHLIASHHGRCRPFAPVVTDLEPRSVELEIDGRRLSASSDTQLERLDSGQVERFWNLVRRYGWWGLAYLEAMHVLADHRRSEAEQLGMEDSL, encoded by the coding sequence ATGAGCCTCGGACCCGAGCGCTTTCCCGAATTCTTCCAGGCTATCCACGGGCACGAGCCGTTTCCCTGGCAAACGCGATTGTTGAATCAAGTGGTGGCTGGCCATTGGCCAGCCACGCTGGGATTGCCGACAGCGAGCGGCAAGACCGCCTGCATCGACATCGCCGTGTTTGCCCTGGCTTGCCGGGCGGCTCAAGCCACCCGTCGAATCTTCTTCGTGGTGGATCGCCGTGTCATCGTCGATGAGGCCTTCGCTCGCGCGCGACGGATCGCCTCCGCGCTGGCGACGGAAGTAGACGGCGTGCTTGGCGAAGTCCGCCAGGCGCTTTGCCGCATTGGTGCGGGCGCGGATGCCCCATTGGCAGTGTTCCAACTGCGCGGCGGAATCTACCGCGATGATGCCTGGGCCCGCTCACCCGCGCAGCCCACGGTGATATGCGCCACGGTCGACCAGATCGGTTCGCGACTGCTGTTCCGCTCCTATGGTGCCAGCCCCTATGCCTGGCCCCTGCATGCAGGCCTGGCCGCAAACGATGCACTGGTCCTCCTCGACGAGGCGCATTGCGCCGAGCCCTTCCGGCAGACCCTGGATGCCATCGCGCGCTATCGCGTCTGGGCGAAGCAATCGTGTCCGACCCCGTTCGCGCACGTTGTCCTGAGCGCAACGCCAGCGGGTGATATCGGCACCCAAACGTTTGGACTCGATGCCGAGGACCGCGCCCATCCCATCCTGTCCAGCCGGTTGTCCGCCAGCAAGCCCGCTCGACTGGTGGAAGGCAAGGGCAAGACCGCCACCATGGCACTCTCCCGGCAGATTGCCGGGGAGGCGATCGAGTTCGCCAGGCGAGGCGCCCGGCGTGTTGGCGTGATCGTAAATCGCATCGCCACTGCCCGGGAGGTTCATGAAGTGCTCGGGGAGCTGGGCGTACCAGTTGAACGGCGCGCGCTTTTCATCGGCCGCATGCGTCCATGGGATCGAGACGGCCTGCTCAAGCGGTGGCAACCGACATTTGCAGCCGATCCGCATCGCCAGACGTTGGAATCACCCTGCTTCGCTGTTGCCACACAATGCCTTGAAGTTGGCGCCAACCTCGACTTCGACGCCCTTGTGACCGAGTGCGCCAGCCTGGACGCCTTGCGTCAGCGCTTCGGCCGCTTGTTCCGACTCGGCAGAATCGGGGTCGACGAATGCAGTAACGAGCCGGTCGCGGCGATCGTCCTGCCGAAGCCGGAACCGCGCCAGGACGACCCCATCTATGGAGAGGCGATCGAGACAACCTGGCGCTGGCTTGCTGAGCACGCCACCGATGGCCTGGTCGACCTTGGCGTGGACGCCATCGATGCCCTGCTGCCTGTCGAGCCGCACGCACGCGCCACGCTGCTCGCTGAGCGAAAGCTGGTCGTTCGCGCTCCGGATGCGCCGGTCATGCTCTCCGCTCATGTCGATGCCTGGGCACAGACCAGTCCTGCGCCCTGGCCTGACCCCGATCCCGCTGTGTTTTTGCACGGACCTCGCAAGGGCGTCGCTGAGGTGCAGGTTTGCTGGCGTCAGGATCTGGATGCGACGCAGGACACGGAAAAGTGGCCAGAGCTGGTGAGCTTGATAGCGCCAGGATCGGCCGAGTGTATGAGCGTGCCGATGCACGCGCTAAAGCGTTGGTTGTGCTACGGCGTATCGGAGGACGTGGGCGGCGATGTCGACCTCGCTGATCACGAGTTGGAAAGCGATACGGCTGCTTCCGGGAGTCTTCGGCACAGGGCTGTGCGCTGGCGGGGTGCGTCGGATGTCCTGGTGCTGTCGACCATCGGCGAAATGAATGACCTGCGTCCTGGTGACACCCTGGTATTGCCCCCAAGTGCGGGGGGCTGGTCGGTATTCGGGGCCGTCGCCCAGCAGGCCGACGGCCGACCGCTGGCCGTGGACATCGCCGACGAGGTGCAGCTGACAGCGCGCTTGCGTCCGGTGCTTCGGCTGGTGCCAGCTCTGCTGGATTCCTGGCCGCCGAGCGATGCGTGCGACGCGTTGAGGGCGCTGCTCGACGCAGGAGAGATCGAGCAACGCAGCGCGACCGAAGAGTATAGACAGGCGCTCAAGGACGCCCTGCGCGCCGTTGCGGATGCCCTTCCCGATCCAACATCGCAGGCACGGGACTGGACCTGGCTCCGCGTCGCTGTAGCGGGCCTGACCAGTAGTCGCAGCAGCTTCGACCTCGATCGTCATCCTGCCGGAGGGCTGGTGTTGACCGCGCGGCGGCGCTTGCGCCCTGACCAGGTGTTGACGGAGGGACAGCGCGCACCGAACGAGACCTTCAGCACCGACGACGACTCCGCCTCGTTTACCGTGCGGGTTCCGTTGCCGGATCACCTCGAAGGTGTCGCACAGCTCGTCGAGCGATTCGCCCACACCTGCGGTCTTGACCGCGCACTCGCCGAAGACCTCAGGCTGGCCGCCTCCCTGCACGACCTCGGCAAGGCCGACCCACGGTTCCAGGCCTGGTTGCGCGGCGGTGTGCCCTATCCGGTACCGGTCCCATTCCACTCAATGCTGGCCAAGTCCGGGGGCGCCAGCAGTCCCGCGGCGATTCGGCGCGCTCGCGACCGCGCCGGTTACCCGGAGGGCGGACGCCACGAACTGTTGTCCGTCCGGCTCGTGGAGTCGAGTCCGGAACTGTTGACGCAGGCCCACGATCCCGACCTGGTCCTGCACCTGATCGCCAGCCATCACGGACGCTGCCGGCCTTTCGCCCCAGTCGTCACGGATCTTGAACCTCGGTCGGTCGAACTCGAAATCGATGGTCGCCGGCTGAGCGCGTCTTCCGACACTCAACTGGAGCGCCTCGACAGCGGACAGGTCGAGCGCTTCTGGAACCTCGTTCGACGCTACGGCTGGTGGGGTTTGGCCTATCTGGAGGCCATGCACGTGCTGGCCGACCACCGCCGCAGCGAAGCGGAGCAGCTTGGAATGGAGGACAGTCTGTGA
- a CDS encoding CRISPR-associated endonuclease Cas2 — protein sequence MGVGKPRSRRRRRVFKPIKGFGQWLQLIEFNCRLSARRHAEMIQSLDEVIKSKVDALLVIDLGPADKVKPRVVSLGERVDPVAGEPTIV from the coding sequence GTGGGCGTTGGTAAGCCTCGGTCCCGTCGCCGGCGGCGGGTCTTCAAGCCGATAAAGGGCTTTGGCCAGTGGCTGCAACTGATCGAGTTTAACTGCCGGCTGAGCGCGCGCCGCCATGCCGAAATGATCCAGTCTCTGGACGAGGTCATCAAAAGTAAGGTCGATGCCCTCCTGGTCATCGACCTGGGTCCGGCCGACAAGGTGAAGCCCCGGGTGGTCAGCCTGGGCGAGCGCGTCGATCCGGTCGCCGGGGAACCGACGATCGTGTAG
- a CDS encoding BLUF domain-containing protein yields the protein MSDLVRIVYLSQASFDADRGEGIHPEVARILSQSRRNNARSGIVGALHYADGHFLQVLEGPRAAVESLVQRLARDPRHQRFTVVRSQAIEEASFASWSMKFVPSAADVRALLAQAGQDRFDPFAFDAATLDSFVGLLHGEPALDPADAAPVGSGRRGWPLLLVAGLALATAVALLAMRGG from the coding sequence ATGTCCGACCTCGTCCGCATCGTCTACCTCAGCCAGGCCAGCTTCGACGCCGACCGCGGCGAGGGCATCCATCCCGAGGTCGCGCGGATCCTGTCGCAGTCGCGACGCAACAACGCGCGCAGCGGCATCGTCGGCGCCCTGCATTACGCCGACGGCCACTTCCTGCAGGTGCTGGAAGGCCCGCGCGCCGCGGTCGAGTCCCTGGTCCAGCGCCTGGCCCGCGACCCGCGCCACCAGCGCTTCACCGTGGTGCGCTCGCAGGCCATCGAGGAGGCCAGCTTCGCCTCCTGGTCGATGAAGTTCGTGCCTTCGGCCGCTGACGTGCGCGCCCTGCTGGCGCAGGCCGGTCAGGACCGCTTCGACCCCTTCGCCTTCGACGCCGCCACCCTGGACAGCTTCGTAGGGCTGCTGCACGGCGAACCGGCGCTCGACCCCGCCGATGCCGCCCCTGTGGGCAGCGGCCGCCGGGGCTGGCCGCTGCTGCTGGTCGCGGGCCTGGCCCTGGCCACTGCCGTGGCGCTGCTGGCGATGCGCGGCGGCTGA